The Chlamydiales bacterium genome contains the following window.
ACTGGGCCTGCTTCTACTGCCATGAGGCGGGTGCAGATCACCCAGCAGAGAGGTGGGACGCCAGCGAGTATGAGACTCTGGCGATTTTATGCACCTGCTGTGGCGCCGAGCTTACAATCCGCGAGTATCTCTCTTGTAATATGGAGTGTCCGAAGTGCAGCGCGGGCTTCAATCCCGGCTGCAAAGAGCACTACCACTTATATTGGGCGGTTAACTAGAGGATGTCGGCTTCTTCAAACTCGAGCTCTAGATCGCCATCCAGCTCCTCGTCGAGGTCGAGATCGAGAGGTGCAGCGGGGAGAGAGCTTTTTGGAGGAAGAGTGGTGGTGCTCTCCTCTTCGCGCTCGCGCTTGCCGCGCAGTGTGAAGACGAGGGGCACTCCATTGAATCCGTAGGTCTTGCGGAACTGGTTAATGAGGTACTGCTTGTAGGTCTCAAGCATGAGCGCTGAGCTGTTTACAAACATGACAAAGTGCGGTGGCGAGATGCCAACCTGAGCGAGGTAGTAGATGCGGAGGCGCTTGCCTTTGAGCATCGGTGGGTGGTAGGCCTGGATCGACTTCTCGAGGAAGCGGTTGAGCTCGCCTGTTGTGACGCGTCTCTTCTGAGAGGCCGCGATCTCCTCAATAAGAGGAATGATCTTTTCGAGATTTCTTCCCGATTTAGCAGAGATGAAGAGGGTCGGACAGTGGCTCGCGAAGCTGGTTTCGATCTCGAGGCTTTTTAGGCAGTGCTCCATGCGGAATCCTTTAACTAGATCCCACTTATTAAACACGAGGAGGCACCCCTTGCCTGCCTCTTCTAACATGGAGAGGAGTCTCTTCTCTTGGGTCGTAATGCCGGTTACGGCATCGAGCATGAGGATGCAGACGTCTGCGCGCTCAATTGCGCGCTCGGTGCGCACGGCAGCAAACTTATCGACAGCATCGTGCTCTGCGCGCTTGCGGCGTATCCCTGCTGTATCGATTAAGGTAAAGGGTCTTCCTTCGAAGGTGAAGTGGACGTCGATGCTATCGCGCGTTGTTCCTGGGATAGGGCTGACGACGCAGCGCTCCTCTTCCATGAAGGCGTTGAGTAGTGTGGATTTGCCGACGTTGGGACGGCCGATGATGGCAACCTTAATTCCAAATCCCTCATCTTCCTGCTCTTCCGGGAAGGTGACATCCTTGAAGGCGTGCTCTAAGAGTTCGGCGATTTGGAAGCGCTGCACTGCAGAGACGGGAACAATTTTTGAGATGCCCAAGCCGTGGAACTCGTGAATCAGACCGAGCTGAGCGTGGCTGTCGACCTTGTTCACTGCTAAGCAGATAGGCTTCTTAGTTTTTAAAAGAGTTCTTGCAACTCTATCATCGATTTCAGTCAGCCCGACTGTGCCATCGACGACCATGATGATCACATCAGCTTCATGGATGGCGACTTCTGCTTGGCGGCGGACCTCTTCTTGAAAGGGGATCGGTGAGGAGGGGTCGATTCCGCCTGTATCGATAATCTCAAATGGCTGTCCAAAGAAATCGGCCTCGGCGTAGAGGCGGTCGCGTGTGACTCCCTCGGCTTCATCGACAATGGCAATTCTCTTTCCAACGATCGCATTGAAAAGGGCAGACTTGCCAACGTTTGGCCGTCCAACAATCGCAACTCTTATTAAGTGTGACATTTAAACAATCCGGGCTAAAGAGCTGCAATGATACCCGAACCCCCCAATCTTTTAAAGCAGTCAAAAGAAGGTGCGAAAAAAATATTTATTATAGGCGCGCGGAAGAAGAATGGACGAAAATGGACAGGAAACGGACGAAAATGGACAGGAAATGGACGCGCGCCAAAGAAAGAATTCTTTTCCTCTCTCTTGCCCGCCTGTCCGTTCCCGTCCATTAATGTCCGTTTCCTGTCCATTTTCGTCCATTTTCTTGAACGGGCGGGCCGAGCGCTTATCATCCGAGCGCTCTTCCCTAATGGGTGGGTTCCATGAGGCGGAGGAGCTCTTGGAGCTCTTCCCGGTCGAGTCCTTTGATCTGGTCGTGCTCGTCGAAGCCGACCACGCCTTCCATGAGGGTGAGCTTTCTTTCGATGAGCTGGTGGATGTGCTCTTCGATCGTGCCCTTGGTGACCATCTTGAAGACTTGAACGCCCCGCTTCTGCCCGATGCGGTGGACGCGGTCGGTCGCCTGATTTTCGCGAGCGGGGTTCCACCAGCGGTCGTAGTGGATCACGACAGAGGCGGAGACGAGGTCGACGCCGACGCCTGCTGCTTGTAGCGAAGCGACGAAGACCTCGCACTTGGGATCGTCGCGGAAGCGGTCGAGCTGCTCCTTGCGGTTTCTCGTGCTTCCTCGGATGCCAGCAAAGCCGATCTTCTTCTCTTTGAGGTAGGCCTCGATCATGTCGAGCATGCCGAGGTACTGCGAAAAGACGACGACCTTCTGGCCGCTGTCGCGAATCTCATCTAAGAGCTCGACGAAGAGGGCCCATTTGCCAGAACTATGCTTATGATACTCAGCAACGTTATCCGCAAAAAGTGCGGGATGGTCGCAGATCTGTTTGAGAGAGGAGATGAGGGAAAAGATGTGAACGAGAGGAACGGGTTTCGAAGACTCGCTGAGCTCTTTTTCAATCGCGGCTTTTCTTGCGGCAACAGTCTCTCGGTAGAGCTTGCGCTGCTCATCTGAGAGCGGGCAGTAGGCGATCTCTTCTATCTTCTCTGGCAGCTCGAGAAGCACTTCCGATTTTTTTCGACGCATGATGAAGGGTTTAATGAGGCGCGCAAGAACGAACTTCTTCTCGGGATCCTGACTCTTTTCGATGGGGCTAATGAACTGCTCTTTAAAGATCGCCTCTCCGGGCAGATAGTGGGGAACAACTAGATCGAAAAGGGCTTTGAGTTCAAGTAGGCGGTTTTCGATAGGCGTTCCAGTGAGGCCTAGGCGCATCTGAGAGGAGATCTCTTTCAACGCGCGGTGTGTCTGAGATTGGGGGTTTTTTGCGCTCTGGATCTCATCGAACACGGCAACTTCAAAATCGATCTTAGCCAGCGGTTTTTTTTCGCTGCGCAAAGTTCCATAGGAGGTGAGGAGGAGATCGTATCCATTTTCAAGCTTGCGACCCTGTCCGTGGTAGACGCTGACGCGGAAGTGGGGTAGGAAGCGTTTTAGGAGATCTTCCCAGTGGTAGATCACAGATGTCGGACAGACGACGAGATGTTTTTTCCGGTCTTTCTCATCTTTTACTTCCGCATTGTAGATCGCGGCGAGAAGCCCCATCGCTTGGTGCGTCTTACCGAGGCCCATCTCGTCGCAGAGGAGGCCAGAGAGTCCATGGCAGTAGAGGAACCAGAGCCAGCGGACGCCGATCTCTTGGTAGGGGCGTAGTCTGCTCTGAAATCCCTCTAAATTGACGAGCTCGTGAGTCTGGAAGGAGCGAAACTCTTCGAGTACTTTGCGGCTCGATTTTGCCTCTTTGCTTGTTCCTTCAGGGTCGCGGATCTCTTCGGAAACAGAGAGCTTAAGCCATTCGAGGGTCGAGATTTTTAGCCGCTCCCCTCCCTTTAACCAGCGCTTTTTCGGAAGTCCTTTAAGCCAGGCAAAACGGAGCTGCCTTAGAAAGATGAGTCCTGCGCCGGTAAAGATGTAGCGCTTGTTCTCTGCAATCCCATTCCAGACCTCGTAGACCGAAGT
Protein-coding sequences here:
- the der gene encoding ribosome biogenesis GTPase Der, whose product is MSHLIRVAIVGRPNVGKSALFNAIVGKRIAIVDEAEGVTRDRLYAEADFFGQPFEIIDTGGIDPSSPIPFQEEVRRQAEVAIHEADVIIMVVDGTVGLTEIDDRVARTLLKTKKPICLAVNKVDSHAQLGLIHEFHGLGISKIVPVSAVQRFQIAELLEHAFKDVTFPEEQEDEGFGIKVAIIGRPNVGKSTLLNAFMEEERCVVSPIPGTTRDSIDVHFTFEGRPFTLIDTAGIRRKRAEHDAVDKFAAVRTERAIERADVCILMLDAVTGITTQEKRLLSMLEEAGKGCLLVFNKWDLVKGFRMEHCLKSLEIETSFASHCPTLFISAKSGRNLEKIIPLIEEIAASQKRRVTTGELNRFLEKSIQAYHPPMLKGKRLRIYYLAQVGISPPHFVMFVNSSALMLETYKQYLINQFRKTYGFNGVPLVFTLRGKREREEESTTTLPPKSSLPAAPLDLDLDEELDGDLELEFEEADIL